In Nymphaea colorata isolate Beijing-Zhang1983 chromosome 3, ASM883128v2, whole genome shotgun sequence, a genomic segment contains:
- the LOC116250077 gene encoding dynamin-related protein 3A-like isoform X4 — MGDFGEAEKPAPSSNAAVGSIGQSVIPIVNKLQDIFSQLGSSSTIELPQVSVVGSQSSGKSSVLEALVGRDFLPRGTDICTRRPLVLQLVHTPRPAKQTEGSEWGEFLHLPGKRFFDFSAIRREIQAETEREVGANKGVSDKQIRLKVFSPNVLNITLVDLPGITKVPVGDQPTDIEARIRTMILSYIKHETCIILAVTPANSDLANSDALQMARIADPDGSRTIGVITKLDIMDRGTDARNFLLGNVIPLRLGYVGVVNRSQEDIIYNRSIQEALANEEDFFRSRPVYHGLSDRCGVHQLAKKLNQILVQHIRRVLPGLKARINIQMVAVAKELASYGEITESKAGQGALVLNILTKYSEAFSSLVEGKHEELSTTELSGGARIHYIFQSIFVKSLEEVDPCDDLSDEDIRTTIQNAAGPKNALFVPEVPFEVLVRRQICRLLDPSLQCARFIYDELIKMDYINTSHPNFIGGSKAVEIAVQQFKSRTLLPSMPKLKDAVDPEKMIDKNKKGRSFFSRSSSNGNIAEQVSQDVRPVANNERPKSCGGAHGGSWLISSIFGGSDAHSSTKQGSIYNSNSDLLPNMELPSSIIQLKEPPAMLRPSATPTEEEAIEMEVTKLLLKSYFDVVRKNIEDYVPKAIMHFLVNYAKRDLHSVFIRELYRENLFEEMLQEPEEIATKRKQSREMFRVLQQAFRTLDELPLHSETIATGSMLGSDSTGLPRVHGLPQSFYSTGNGDEILLS; from the exons ATGGGGGACTTTGGAGAAGCCGAGAAACCGGCCCCGTCTTCGAACGCGGCCGTTGGTTCCATAGGGCAGTCGGTGATCCCGATTGTCAACAAGCTCCAGGACATATTCTCCCAGCTCGGGAGCTCGTCGACGATCGAGCTGCCGCAGGTGTCGGTAGTCGGTAGCCAGAGCAGCGGGAAATCGAGCGTGCTTGAGGCGCTTGTCGGGAGGGATTTTCTCCCCAGGGGGACTGATATCTGCACCAGGCGGCCGCTGGTTTTGCAGCTCGTGCACACTCCAAGGCCTGCCAAGCAGACCGAGGGTTCGGAGTGGGGCGAGTTCCTTCACTTGCCCGGAAAGCGCTTCTTCGATTTCTCCGCGATTCGTAGGGAAATTCAG GCTGAAACAGAAAGGGAGGTTGGAGCAAACAAGGGTGTTTCTGATAAGCAGATTCGCTTAAAAGTGTTTTCACCAAATGTTCTGAATATCACTTTAGTTGATTTACCTGGAATAACAAAAGTCCCTGTAGGAGATCAGCCGACAGACATAGAAGCACGGATCAGGACTATGATACTATCATACATCAAGCATGAAACCTGTATAATATTGGCTGTTACTCCGGCAAATTCAGATCTAGCAAATTCAGATGCACTTCAAATGGCAAGAATTGCTGATCCTGACG GTTCTCGAACTATTGGAGTTATTACAAAG CTGGACATAATGGATCGGGGGACCGATGCTCGAAATTTTTTGCTTGGCAATGTGATTCCCCTTCGACTTGGCTATGTTGGTGTTGTAAATCGCAGTCAAGAG GACATTATATATAACCGGAGTATCCAGGAGGCACTAGCAAATGAAGAGGACTTCTTCCGTAGCCGACCT GTCTATCATGGTCTCTCTGATCGTTGTGGTGTTCACCAGTTGGCCAAGAAGCTGAATCAG ATTCTAGTGCAGCATATCAGAAGGGTTCTTCCTGGGCTCAAGGCCCGTATAAACATTCAAATGGTTGCTGTAGCAAAGGAGCTAGCTTCCTACGGTGAAATTACAGAATCTAAA GCTGGACAGGGTGCTCTTGTGCTGAATATTCTTACAAAATACTCCGAAG ctttttcttctttggtggAGGGGAAGCATGAAGAATTATCTACAACTGAACTGTCGGGTGGAGCTCGTATTCATTATATCTTCCAGTCCATCTTTGTAAAGAGCCTAGAG GAAGTGGATCCTTGTGATGATTTGAGTGATGAAGACATTAGGACGACCATCCAAAATGCTGCTGGACCTAAAAATGCATTGTTTGTTCCCGAG GTGCCTTTTGAAGTCCTGGTGAGGAGGCAAATATGTCGTCTCCTAGATCCCAGCCTTCAGTGTGCCCGGTTTATTTATGATGAGTTAATTAAG ATGGATTATATAAACACTTCACATCCAAATTTTATTGGCGGAAGTAAGGCAGTAGAGATTGCAGTTCAACAGTTTAAGTCTCGCACATTACTTCCTTCAATGCCAAAATTAAAG GATGCTGTAGATCCAGAGAAAATGATAGACAAGAATAAGAAGGGTCGATCCTTTTTTTCTAGATCAAGTTCTAATGGAAATATTGCTGAGCAG gTATCTCAGGATGTTCGACCAGTTGCAAACAATGAGAGGCCCAAATCATGTG GGGGTGCCCATGGTGGAAGTTGGCTGATATCATCAATATTTGGAGGCAGTGACGCCCATTCATCTACTAAACAAGGATCAATCTACAACTCAAATAGTGATCTCCTTCCCAATATGGAGCTTCCGTCATCTATAATTCAACTGAAAGAG CCACCTGCTATGCTTAGACCATCAGCAACTCCTACGGAGGAAGAAGCTATTGAAATGGAAGTGACAAAGTTGCTTTTGAAGTCATATTTTGACGTTGTCAGAAAAAATATCGAAGACTATGTCCCTAAAGCAATCATGCACTTTTTG GTCAATTATGCTAAACGAGATCTTCACAGTGTCTTCATCAGGGAATTGTATAG AGAAAATCTATTTGAAGAGATGTTACAAGAGCCTGAAGAAATTGccaccaaaagaaaacaaagccGAGAAATGTTTCGGGTTTTGCAGCAAGCTTTCAGG ACATTGGATGAACTGCCACTTCATTCCGAAACAATCGCAACGGGTTCTATGCTGGGTTCTGATTCCACTGGCTTGCCGAGGGTGCATGGGCTTCCTCAATCTTTTTATTCAACAGGAAATGGTGATGAGATACTGCTTTCATGA